The segment GACATCGAGGTTGGCCGTTCATGACCGGCGCCGCGACCTGCCGCGACGTCAACAGCCACCTTGCGCTGGCCGCGCTTTCCCTGCGTCATCCCTACTTCGCCGATGGGCGTCCGACCGGGCTGTACCTCGAACCGGACGCCCGGAGCGCGGCGCTGATGACCCGTTTCGGCCTCTCACTGCGCGCCGACGCCGCGGGATTCGGGGTGACGGCTCAAACCGCCCGTCTGGAAGGACTGTGGAGCGAACGGCATGACTGGCCGGAAGGAGGACTGGTATTCGCCGTTCACTCCGCCGATCCGATGAGCGCCTGCTACACGGATCTGGACACATTAACACGCAAGGGACGGTTCCGCGCCATCGTCGGCACCTCCTTGCAACCCGACGGATCCCCTTTCGAGTCGGGAAGGGGAACACTCGCGGAGGTCGTCCTTCCTCTCGCGCCAGCAGGATGCCCGGACCTCGCCTCGTGGCGCAGTGCCCTCCCCGCGCGCTGGGATCTCACGCTGCCCGTGCGCGCCACCCTCTGGAAATACCTGCTGATCGGCGAGTGGGGCACCGACCTGAAAATCGAAGACCAGGAAGGATCCATCGCCTTTGGCGGCGCCTGCTCCGAAATACTGCCGGGAGGCGCGAGAGCCGTGGCGATCCGCTCGCTCGCGCCGATCCCGCTGCAGGAGCGCCCGCCCTACCGTTTTGAATTGCGCCGACGCGAACGCGTGGTGGTTCCCCGCCTGCCCATGGCGGCACCGGGGGCCTTGCTGCGCGAAACCGTGAATGGCGAGCTGTGCGATGTCTCGGAAATCTTTCTCAACCGCTAACGACTTCATCGGGGGTACGCAATGGGTGTCATGAAAACGCCAGGCGTCTATATCGTAGAAAAGAATGCCTTTCCCAACTCCATCGTGGAAGTGGCGACAGCGGTGCCGGCCTTCATCGGCCATACCCAGATCGCCGACAATCGCAACAAGCCCCTGGCGATGAAGCCCTGGCGCATCAGCTCGATGGCCGAGTATCACCAGTTTTTCGGGTATGCCCCGGTGCCGCTCTTCAACGTCGCGGTCAAATCCGACGACGCGGCCACGGCGGCCTTCCGCGCCGGCGGCAAGGACTACTCGGTCGCGCAGGAGCCGGGCCAGAAAGGTGGCAACTACCTCCTTTACTCCGCCTTGCGGCACTTTTTCCAGAACGGCGGCGGCCCCTGCTACATCGTATCGGTCGGCAGCTACGCGGACGAACTGGATGCCGACCGTTTCCGCAACGGCATCGGCGAACTGCTCAAGGAGCAGGAACCGACCATGCTGGTCGTGCCCGAGGCGGTGAAACTCGGCCTTGACGCCTGCACCGCCGTACAGCAGGAAATGCTCGACCACTGCGGCAACAAAATGAAAAACCGCGTAGCCCTGCTCGACCTGTGGGGCGGCGACAAGCCGGACCGGGACACCATTCCGCGTTTTCGCGACAAGCTGGGCATCAATTTCCTCGACTTCGGCATCGCCTACTACCCGTGGCTCAACACCTCGGTGATCGGCGAAAAAGAGCTCGACTTCACGCATATCGCCTCCACCGAGCTGTTGCAGGGGCTGATCCGCGAAGAGCTCAAACTGCCCGAGGCCCTGGCGGACGGCGCCACGGAAAAGGACAAGGCCTGCTTTGGCGCCATCGCCGACATCGCCAAGGACTGGAGCGGCACCGACGATGCCACGCTGACCCAGAAAGCGCTGCTGCACAAAACGCTGCTGTCGATCAGCGGGATCTACAAGACCATCCTCGACGAAATGCGCTTCCAGTTGAACCTCTTGCCGCCCAGCCCCGCCATGGCCGGCATCTACACCATGGTCGACAACACCCGCGGTGTCTGGAAGGCGCCGGCCAACGTCAGCCTGAACGGCGTGATCTCTCCGGCGGTCAGCATTTCCGCGGTCGACCAGGAGGACATGAACGTCACACCGCAGGGCAAATCGATCAACGCCATCCGCAGCTTCATCGGCGAGGGCGTGCTGGTGTGGGGCGCGCGCACCCTGGACGGCAACAGCCTGGACTGGCGCTACGTCAACGTGCGCCGCACCATGATCATGCTGGAGGAGTCGTGCCGCCTAGCCGCCAAGGCGCTGGTGTTCGAGCCGAACGTGGCCAATACCTGGGTCACCATCAAGAGCATGATCCAGAACTTCCTGACCGGCATCTGGAAACGCGGCGGACTCGCCGGCGCGGTGCCCGAGGACGCGTTCAGCGTGCATGTCGGACTGGGCGAGACGATGACGCCCGAAGACATCCTGGAAGGCATTCTGCGCGTCACCGTACTGGTGGCCATGGTAAGACCGGCGGAATTCATCGAGATCACCTTCCAGCAGCAGATGCAGAAATCCTGACCCGGACCAACACCAAAACTGAGGAGACCCGACCATGGCAGATGACGGTTCCGCACAATCGGCCAACGTATGGCCGCTACCCAAATTCCATTTCCAGGTGAAGTGGGATTCCACCGAAATGTCCTTCGAAGAAGTGTCGGGGCTGGACGTGGAGGCCCAGATGATCGAATACCGCCGCGGCGACAGCCCGGAGTTTTCCACGGTCAAGATGCCGGGCCTCAAGAAGTACGGCAACGTGACCATGAAAAAAGGGATTTTCAAGGCGGACAACAAGTTCTGGGACTGGTTCAACCAGATCAAGATGAACACCATCAAGCGCGTGCCGGTGATCATCAGCCTGCTGGACGAGAGCGGCAAGCCGACCATGGTCTGGACGCTGAAGAACGCCTGGCCCGCGAAAATCACCGGCACCGACCTGAAGGCCCAGGGCAACGAAGTCGCCGTGGAGACGATCGAGATCGCCCATGAAGGGCTGACGATCGCCAACAGCTGACGAGAGATGGTCGGAAACGCATGGTGATCAACGCAACATCGTCTGCGGGCAGGCTGATGGACGAGCTGGCGAGGACAGAAATCAACGCCATGCCCGTCGCCTTCCATTTCCGTGTCTGGCTGAACGGGGTACTGCCGCCGCTGGACTGTTCATTCCAGGAAGTGTCCGGCATCGAACAGACCATGCAGACCGAGGATGTGGTCTGCGGCGGCGAAAACCGTTTCGTTTACAAACTGCCGACCGGCATGCACCAGAACAATCTGGTGCTCAAGCGCGGCATCGCCACGCTGGCCTCCCCGCTCTATCTGTGGTGCCGGTCCGTGCTCGAGGGCGGTCTGTCGATCCCCATTGTGCCCATGGGTATCCATGTACACCTGCTCAATGCGGACAGACTGCCGGTCCGGGCCTGGATGTTCCACGATGCGTATCCGGTGAAATGGTCGGTCGACGCTTTTAATGCCACAAAAAACGATGTTGTCATTGAATCCATTGAACTGGCCTACCTGCATTCCACTCGAGTGTTGTGAACCATGACGATCGAAGTCCGCCAGCTGCTGATCAAGTCGGAACTGGACCGCCACTCCGGCAAACCGGCACCCGCACCGGAAGAAGACAACTGCTGCGAGGAGGATGCCGAACTTGGCCGCCAGGTGCGGGCCGGACGCGCCGAATTGCGATTGCTGCAAGAACGTCTCGCGAAACTGAGGGAACGCTGATGCTGTCCGTCTCCGCCCAACGCACGCCGCTCAAGATCACCGCCTGCGAAGACAACAACGGCCAGATCCGGTCGCTTGGCCGTTCGGTATCGCTACTGATCAATCCGGCGCAACTGGTGCATGAGCGCCGCACCTGCTTCAGCTCGGCCAAACCCATGGGTGATGTGGCATCCGGGCGCCAATTCAGCCACATGCCTCCCGGCAAGCTGTCGTTTACCGTGGTGCTGGACGGAACCGGCGCCGTGCCGAAGCCGGCACTGAGTCTGTTGCCCGACGATGTGGACGGACAGATCCAGGCTCTCGGCGACATCATTTACGACTACAAGGGCGTCTCCCACCAACCCTGCATTGTCGAGATCCTGTGGGGACGCATGCTGTTCACCGGGCGGCTGACCAGCTTCAACGTCACCTATACGCTGTTCAAACCCGGCGGCGCGCCGCTGCGCGCCACCGCCGCGCTCGCTTTCGACTCCTACACCAGCCGCAAAAAGAGCCAGCTCAAGGCCGCGCGCAGCTCGCCCGATCTGAGCCACCATGTCGAAGTGCAGTCGGGCGACACCCTGCCCCTGCTGTGCGAACGCATCTACGGCGACAGCCGGTACTACGCGGACGTCGCCCGCTTCAACGGACTGCGGAACTTCCGCGAACTGCCGCCCGGCACGCGGCTGCATTTTCCGCCACTGGAGTAGCCCATGGCCGGCAAGTCGACACTGGACAACGACGGCGTGCTGTGGATACGGATCCACGGCGAGGAAGGCGAGCTGCCGGATCTGCCGCTGCTGTCGGTCACGATCCGCCGCGCCTTCAACAGAATCGCATGGGCGGAACTAGTCATTCAGGACGGAGACATGGCCACCGGCAAATTCGAGCAGGGCGACAGCCCGCGCTTCGCGCCCGGCGCGGCCATCCGCATCGACGCGGGCTATGGCAACGAGCAGGACACCCTGTTCTCCGGCATCGTGGTGCGCTTTGGCGTGAATATCGATGGAGGCGGCCATGCGCGCCTTGTCGTCGAGTGCCGCGATGCGGCCGTCAAGATGACGCTCGGTCGTTACAACGCCAATTTCCTCAAGAAAAAAGACAGCGACATCATAAGCTCGCTGATCGGCAAATACGGCCTTGACGCCGAGGTGGCGGCGACGCAGCAGGAGCACGGCGAGTTGGTGCAGTACAACGCCAGCGACTGGGATTTTATGCTGGCCCGGGCGGAGTTCAATGGCATGCTGGTCGATGCGGCCAATGGCAAGATCCGGGTGCGCCCGCCGGGCGACATGACCAGGGATACCGGTCTCGCGCTGGCCTGGGGACGCGACCTGTACGAGTTCCATGCCGATATCGATGCCCGCCGTCAATGCGCGGCGATCAGCGCCACCGCCTGGAACAGCGGCGAACAGGCGATCGTGACGGGCGGTCAGGCGGCGCCCGTCAAACTGAACGCGCAAGGCGACCTCGACGGCGAAACCCTGGCCCGGGTCGCCAGCCCGGATGAATTGATGCTGCGCACCCCGACGCAGCAGGACAAGGCGGCGCTGAGCACCTGGGCCAGTGCCGCACAGACCCGCGCGGAACTGGCTCGCGTCCGTGGCCGGCTGGCGTGCATGGGGATGCCGGCAAAACCGGGAGACCTGCTGGCGGTCGAAGGCGTCGGCGCCCGCTTCGCGGGCGACATTTTCGTCAGCGCGGTCGAACACTCGCTGGCCGGCGGCGACTGGCAGACCGACATCGAATTCGGTCTGGATCCGGACTGGCACATGACGCGCGACGACATCG is part of the Paludibacterium paludis genome and harbors:
- a CDS encoding phage tail sheath family protein; amino-acid sequence: MKTPGVYIVEKNAFPNSIVEVATAVPAFIGHTQIADNRNKPLAMKPWRISSMAEYHQFFGYAPVPLFNVAVKSDDAATAAFRAGGKDYSVAQEPGQKGGNYLLYSALRHFFQNGGGPCYIVSVGSYADELDADRFRNGIGELLKEQEPTMLVVPEAVKLGLDACTAVQQEMLDHCGNKMKNRVALLDLWGGDKPDRDTIPRFRDKLGINFLDFGIAYYPWLNTSVIGEKELDFTHIASTELLQGLIREELKLPEALADGATEKDKACFGAIADIAKDWSGTDDATLTQKALLHKTLLSISGIYKTILDEMRFQLNLLPPSPAMAGIYTMVDNTRGVWKAPANVSLNGVISPAVSISAVDQEDMNVTPQGKSINAIRSFIGEGVLVWGARTLDGNSLDWRYVNVRRTMIMLEESCRLAAKALVFEPNVANTWVTIKSMIQNFLTGIWKRGGLAGAVPEDAFSVHVGLGETMTPEDILEGILRVTVLVAMVRPAEFIEITFQQQMQKS
- a CDS encoding phage tail protein, with product MADDGSAQSANVWPLPKFHFQVKWDSTEMSFEEVSGLDVEAQMIEYRRGDSPEFSTVKMPGLKKYGNVTMKKGIFKADNKFWDWFNQIKMNTIKRVPVIISLLDESGKPTMVWTLKNAWPAKITGTDLKAQGNEVAVETIEIAHEGLTIANS
- a CDS encoding phage tail protein; translated protein: MVINATSSAGRLMDELARTEINAMPVAFHFRVWLNGVLPPLDCSFQEVSGIEQTMQTEDVVCGGENRFVYKLPTGMHQNNLVLKRGIATLASPLYLWCRSVLEGGLSIPIVPMGIHVHLLNADRLPVRAWMFHDAYPVKWSVDAFNATKNDVVIESIELAYLHSTRVL
- a CDS encoding CIS tube protein is translated as MLSVSAQRTPLKITACEDNNGQIRSLGRSVSLLINPAQLVHERRTCFSSAKPMGDVASGRQFSHMPPGKLSFTVVLDGTGAVPKPALSLLPDDVDGQIQALGDIIYDYKGVSHQPCIVEILWGRMLFTGRLTSFNVTYTLFKPGGAPLRATAALAFDSYTSRKKSQLKAARSSPDLSHHVEVQSGDTLPLLCERIYGDSRYYADVARFNGLRNFRELPPGTRLHFPPLE
- the vgrG gene encoding type VI secretion system tip protein VgrG, with the protein product MAGKSTLDNDGVLWIRIHGEEGELPDLPLLSVTIRRAFNRIAWAELVIQDGDMATGKFEQGDSPRFAPGAAIRIDAGYGNEQDTLFSGIVVRFGVNIDGGGHARLVVECRDAAVKMTLGRYNANFLKKKDSDIISSLIGKYGLDAEVAATQQEHGELVQYNASDWDFMLARAEFNGMLVDAANGKIRVRPPGDMTRDTGLALAWGRDLYEFHADIDARRQCAAISATAWNSGEQAIVTGGQAAPVKLNAQGDLDGETLARVASPDELMLRTPTQQDKAALSTWASAAQTRAELARVRGRLACMGMPAKPGDLLAVEGVGARFAGDIFVSAVEHSLAGGDWQTDIEFGLDPDWHMTRDDIAAPAASGLLPGVGGLQIGIVVKLDGDPQEAQRIQIKLPVTQAQTEGIWARLIQFYASDGIGAYFLPEPGDEVIVGYLNDDPCHPVVLGAVYSAKRKPPYEIEAANDTKAIVTRAKHKIEFNEKDKILTITTPGDNRVVFDDKDKSILVKDQHDNRVKLSSDGIALDSQADITIRAKGKIALTANADITLKAQANVKAEGLNISCEAQIGFTGKGSATSELSSTGQTTVKGGMVMIN